One stretch of Caloenas nicobarica isolate bCalNic1 chromosome 26, bCalNic1.hap1, whole genome shotgun sequence DNA includes these proteins:
- the HINFP gene encoding histone H4 transcription factor isoform X1 yields MPPAKAGGKEALVLQCEWDVCTYVASKMEEFCEHVSQHLQQHLPGKQEDEVDPLEEYTCLWQECGFCSPESSADLVRHVYFHCYHTKLKQWGLRALQSQSDVSHCQLDFQSRNIIPEIQENFLCLWEYCERSFDNPEWFYRHVEDHSFCSEYKAAGKENHVVLCGWKDCDCTFKGRCKLREHLRSHTQEKVVACPTCGGMFANNTKFFDHIRRQTALDQQRFQCSHCSKRFATERLLRDHMRNHVNHYKCPLCDMTCPLPSSLRSHIRFRHSEERPFKCEYCDYSCKNLIDLRKHLDTHSKEPAYRCEFEACRFTARSLCSIKLHYRKVHEGDSEPRYKCHVCDKCFTRGNNLTVHLRKKHQFKWPSGHPRFRYKEHEDGYMRLQLVRYESVELTEQLLKDREKRGEALDGSTECVVLSEGEGNLQGIILEAPEEAPLVENSIAELQGAPLHPAACSADNPEPAQPNAFPGAALPSEQEPSTPANPIIRVVNQTNENGESETVYYVMASTSSEEQVAAPSGLATEQEENVMDRLQKTAEELGIQIVE; encoded by the exons ATGCCGCCCGCCAAGGCCGGCGGCAAGGAGGCCTTGGTGCTGCAGTGCGAGTGGGATGTGTGCACCTACGTGGCCTCGAAGATGGAGGAGTTCTGCGAGCACGTgtcccagcacctgcagcagcaccttccCGGGAAACAGGAGGACGAGGTGGACCCTCTCG AGGAATACACGTGCTTGTGGCAGGAATGCGGTTTCTGTTCCCCAGAGAGCTCAGCTGACCTCGTTCGCCATGTCTATTTCCACTGCTACCACACCAAGCTGAAGCAGTGGGGGCTAcgggccctgcagagccagtCAGATGTGAGCCATTGCCAGCTGGACTTCCAGAGCCGCAATATCATTCCTGAGATCCAGGAGAACTTTCTGTGTCTGTGGGAGTACTGCGAG AGATCATTTGATAATCCTGAGTGGTTCTATCGACATGTGGAGGATCACAGCTTCTGTTCGGAGTAcaaggcagcagggaaggagaaccACGTGGTCCTCTGTGGCTGGAAAG ACTGCGATTGCACCTTCAAGGGACGCTGCAAACTGCGGGAGCACTTGCGCAGCCACACGCAGGAGAAGGTGGTGGCCTGTCCAACCTGTGGGGGGATGTTCGCCAACAACACCAAGTTCTTTGACCATATCCGCCGTCAGACTGCGCTGGACC agcagaggtttCAGTGTTCTCACTGCTCCAAGAGATTTGCCACAGAGAGGCTGCTCCGTGACCATATGAGGAACCACG TGAACCATTACAAGTGCCCTCTGTGTGACATGACCTGCCCACTACCCTCCTCCCTGCGCAGTCACATTCGTTTTCGGCACAGCGAGGAGAGGCCATTCAAGTGTGAATACTGTGATTACAG CTGCAAGAATCTCATTGACTTGAGGAAACATCTGGACACGCACAGCAAAGAGCCAGCCTATCGCTGCGAGTTTGAGGCTTGCAGATTCACTGCACGTTCCCTCTGCTCCATCAAGCTGCACTACCGCAAAGTCCatgag GGTGACTCAGAGCCCCGGTACAAGTGCCATGTCTGTGACAAGTGCTTCACACGTGGAAACAACCTCACTGTCCACCTCAGGAAGAAACACCAGTTCAAATGGCCCTCCGGGCATCCTCGCTTCAG GTACAAGGAACATGAGGATGGCTACATGAGGCTGCAGCTGGTGCGTTATGAGAGTGTGGAGCTGACAGAGCAGCTActgaaggacagagagaagcgGGGAGAGGCACTGGATGGCTCAACAGAGTGTGTGGTGCTTTCTGAGGGAGAGGGCAACCTGCAGGGCATCATTCTGGAAGCGCCAGAAGAGGCTCCCCTAGTGGAGAACAGTATTGCTGAGCTGCAAGGGGCCCCGCTGCACCCAGCAGCTTGCTCTGCTGACAACCCCGAGCCAGCACAGCCGAATGCCTTCCCAGGAGCAGCACTGCCATCAGAGCAAGAACCCAGCACCCCAGCCAACCCCATCATCCGTGTGGTCAACCAGACTAATGAGAACGGGGAGAGCGAGACTGTGTATTATGTCATGGCCAGCACATCTTCAGAGGAGCAGGTAGCAGCACCCAGTGGGCTGGCtacagagcaggaggagaatgTCATGGACCGTCTGCAGAAGACGGCTGAGGAACTGGGCATCCAGATCGT agaGTAG
- the HINFP gene encoding histone H4 transcription factor isoform X2 has translation MPPAKAGGKEALVLQCEWDVCTYVASKMEEFCEHVSQHLQQHLPGKQEDEVDPLEEYTCLWQECGFCSPESSADLVRHVYFHCYHTKLKQWGLRALQSQSDVSHCQLDFQSRNIIPEIQENFLCLWEYCERSFDNPEWFYRHVEDHSFCSEYKAAGKENHVVLCGWKDCDCTFKGRCKLREHLRSHTQEKVVACPTCGGMFANNTKFFDHIRRQTALDQQRFQCSHCSKRFATERLLRDHMRNHVNHYKCPLCDMTCPLPSSLRSHIRFRHSEERPFKCEYCDYSCKNLIDLRKHLDTHSKEPAYRCEFEACRFTARSLCSIKLHYRKVHEGDSEPRYKCHVCDKCFTRGNNLTVHLRKKHQFKWPSGHPRFRYKEHEDGYMRLQLVRYESVELTEQLLKDREKRGEALDGSTECVVLSEGEGNLQGIILEAPEEAPLVENSIAELQGAPLHPAACSADNPEPAQPNAFPGAALPSEQEPSTPANPIIRVVNQTNENGESETVYYVMASTSSEEQVAAPSGLATEQEENVMDRLQKTAEELGIQIV, from the exons ATGCCGCCCGCCAAGGCCGGCGGCAAGGAGGCCTTGGTGCTGCAGTGCGAGTGGGATGTGTGCACCTACGTGGCCTCGAAGATGGAGGAGTTCTGCGAGCACGTgtcccagcacctgcagcagcaccttccCGGGAAACAGGAGGACGAGGTGGACCCTCTCG AGGAATACACGTGCTTGTGGCAGGAATGCGGTTTCTGTTCCCCAGAGAGCTCAGCTGACCTCGTTCGCCATGTCTATTTCCACTGCTACCACACCAAGCTGAAGCAGTGGGGGCTAcgggccctgcagagccagtCAGATGTGAGCCATTGCCAGCTGGACTTCCAGAGCCGCAATATCATTCCTGAGATCCAGGAGAACTTTCTGTGTCTGTGGGAGTACTGCGAG AGATCATTTGATAATCCTGAGTGGTTCTATCGACATGTGGAGGATCACAGCTTCTGTTCGGAGTAcaaggcagcagggaaggagaaccACGTGGTCCTCTGTGGCTGGAAAG ACTGCGATTGCACCTTCAAGGGACGCTGCAAACTGCGGGAGCACTTGCGCAGCCACACGCAGGAGAAGGTGGTGGCCTGTCCAACCTGTGGGGGGATGTTCGCCAACAACACCAAGTTCTTTGACCATATCCGCCGTCAGACTGCGCTGGACC agcagaggtttCAGTGTTCTCACTGCTCCAAGAGATTTGCCACAGAGAGGCTGCTCCGTGACCATATGAGGAACCACG TGAACCATTACAAGTGCCCTCTGTGTGACATGACCTGCCCACTACCCTCCTCCCTGCGCAGTCACATTCGTTTTCGGCACAGCGAGGAGAGGCCATTCAAGTGTGAATACTGTGATTACAG CTGCAAGAATCTCATTGACTTGAGGAAACATCTGGACACGCACAGCAAAGAGCCAGCCTATCGCTGCGAGTTTGAGGCTTGCAGATTCACTGCACGTTCCCTCTGCTCCATCAAGCTGCACTACCGCAAAGTCCatgag GGTGACTCAGAGCCCCGGTACAAGTGCCATGTCTGTGACAAGTGCTTCACACGTGGAAACAACCTCACTGTCCACCTCAGGAAGAAACACCAGTTCAAATGGCCCTCCGGGCATCCTCGCTTCAG GTACAAGGAACATGAGGATGGCTACATGAGGCTGCAGCTGGTGCGTTATGAGAGTGTGGAGCTGACAGAGCAGCTActgaaggacagagagaagcgGGGAGAGGCACTGGATGGCTCAACAGAGTGTGTGGTGCTTTCTGAGGGAGAGGGCAACCTGCAGGGCATCATTCTGGAAGCGCCAGAAGAGGCTCCCCTAGTGGAGAACAGTATTGCTGAGCTGCAAGGGGCCCCGCTGCACCCAGCAGCTTGCTCTGCTGACAACCCCGAGCCAGCACAGCCGAATGCCTTCCCAGGAGCAGCACTGCCATCAGAGCAAGAACCCAGCACCCCAGCCAACCCCATCATCCGTGTGGTCAACCAGACTAATGAGAACGGGGAGAGCGAGACTGTGTATTATGTCATGGCCAGCACATCTTCAGAGGAGCAGGTAGCAGCACCCAGTGGGCTGGCtacagagcaggaggagaatgTCATGGACCGTCTGCAGAAGACGGCTGAGGAACTGGGCATCCAGATCGTGTGA